A portion of the Anas platyrhynchos isolate ZD024472 breed Pekin duck chromosome 26, IASCAAS_PekinDuck_T2T, whole genome shotgun sequence genome contains these proteins:
- the ANKRD35 gene encoding ankyrin repeat domain-containing protein 35 isoform X2, whose translation MRKTMTAAPRCTWPPSAASPSASRSCCRQRRTPLHWAASSGCASSVLLLCAHGAPLDVTDTHGQTPLMLAARGNHAAVCAQLLQSGADPDLADGDKKTALDLAHEHSATEAAAQLLHHGGHGRTHRENGSGGAGDPELQGCSNEDEEEEEDKKEEEEEEEQRGERGTQHPTGLLQRAQDPARPPPGTGSEDEDDDEGSCLAPPAEHEEELARRRRRRRKAEEEPTGLGGTRAPQEGAGRGAEVQELQERNGRLAAELARLRLERGRLRDELRGLRGLRERDPPLGVAEEGGNRVGALCRALEAKREEAARLRGRLAAQRRELEELRDRLGRGLGGGDKAGGPLPDSCVLRELQRRLEALARSQHEALQLVAEMEAEEAAGKGGDGDGGEGPGGEGPGGSRLGELGELGELGGALGGLRELQERLEEARAEAGRWEAAAAAERRAKEEAEARGAQRELEAGELREKLRGLQRTLGGLRNALRDREAKVRPGGCPLPGPAPRGPVPSLSPSQHCPHQHLAPVAVPVMVPFPSPSPSQCCPLPIPFPFHSHPSPHHHPIAVPIAVPFPFHSHHCPHHCPIPTPFPSPSHPCAHHHPIPVPIPFPSHPIPVPIIVLFQTHPIPTPSPSHFHPIPVPIIVLFPSRPIPILSHSHPIPIPSLSPSHSHSHPIPIPLLSPSFPYSHPIPTPFPSPLSPFPLHPPLWPGPPGGPRHPHYRASQRHVPIPMSPWPCPHPLIPPMSPNVP comes from the exons ATGCGCAAAACGATGACG GCAGCACCGCGCTGCACCTGGCCACCATCGGCTGCCAGCCCCAGTGCGTCAAGGTCCTGCTGCAG GCAGCGCCGCACCCCCCTGCACTGGGCCG cctcctcgGGCTGCGCCTCcagcgtgctgctgctctgcgcaCACGGGGCCCCGCTGGACGTCACCGACACC cacggcCAGACCCCCCTGATGCTGGCGGCACGGGGGAACCACGCCGCCGTCTGcgcccagctcctgcagagcgGCGCCGACCCCGACCTCGCCGACGGGGACAAGAA GACAGCCCTGGACCTGGCCCACGAGCACAGTGCCACCGAGGCGGCCGCGCAGCTCCTGCACCACGGGGGCCACGGGCGCACGCACCgag AGAACGGATCTGGTGGCGCTGGGGACCCTGAGCTGCAG GGCTGCAGCaatgaggatgaggaggaggaggaagataaaaaggaggaagaggaggaagaggagcagcgGGGCGAGCgtggcacccagcaccccaccGGCCTCCTCCAGCGGGCGCAGGACCCGGCACGGCCCCCACCCGGCACCGGCAGCGAGGATGAGGATGATGATGAAGGCTCCTGCCTCGCTCCACCGGCCGAGCACGAGGAAGAGctggcgaggaggaggaggaggaggaggaaggctgagGAAGAacccacggggctgggggggacccgCGCCCCCCAGGAGGGAGCGGGACGGGGCGCggaggtgcaggagctgcaggagcgcAACGGGAGGCTGGCGGCGGAGCTGGCCCGGCTGCGCCTGGAGAGGGGGAGGCTGCGGGACGAgctgcgggggctgcgggggctgcgggagcgGGACCCCCCCCTGGGGGTGGCGGAGGAAGGGGGCAACCGGGTGGGAGCCCTGTGCCGGGCGCTGGAGGCCAAGCGGGAGGAGGCAGCGAGGCTGCGGGGGAGGCTGGCGGCGCAGcgcagggagctggaggagctgcgggaccgcctggggagggggctaggggggggggacaaggccGGCGGCCCCCTCCCCGATTCCtgcgtcctgcgggagctgcaGCGGAGGCTGGAGGCCCTGGCGAGGTCCCAGCACGAGGCCCTGCAGCTGGTGGCCGAGATGGAGGCCGAGGAGGCCGCGGGGAAaggaggggacggggacggcggagaggggccggggggagaggggccgggggggtcccggttgggggaattgggggaattgggggaactggggggggctctcggggggctgcgggagctgcaggagaggctggaggaggcCAGGGCCGAGGCCGGGCGCTGggaggccgccgccgccgccgagcgCAGGGCCAAGGAGGAGGCGGAGGCCAGGGGGGCCCAGCGGGAGCTGGAGGCCGGGGAGCTGCGGGAGAAGCTGCGGGGGCTGCAGAggaccctgggggggctccGCAACGCCCTGCGGGACAGGGAGGCCAAGGTGAGGCCGGGCGGatgccccctccccggccctgCGCCCCGTGGCCCCGTGCCGTCATTGTCCCCTTCCCAGCACTGTCCCCATCAGCACCTCGCTCCCGTTGCTGTCCCCGTCATGGTCCCGTTCCCGTCCCCATCACCATCCCAGTGCTGTCCCCTTCCCATCCCATTCCCATTCCattcccatcccagtccccatcACCATCCCATTGCTGTTCCCATCGCGGTCCCATTCCCATTCCATTCCCATCACTGTCCCCATCACTGTCCCATTCCCACCCCATTCCCgtctccatcccatccctgtGCCCATCAccatcccatccctgtccccatcccattcccatcccatcctattCCTGTCCCCATCATTGTCCTATTCCAAACCCATCCTattcccaccccatccccatcccatttcCATCCCATTCCTGTCCCCATCATTGTCCTATTCCCATCCCGTCCTATTCCCATCCTatcccattcccatcccatccccatcccatccctgtccccatcccattcccattcacatcccatccccatcccattgcTGTCCCCATCATTTCCCTATTCCCaccccattcccaccccattcccatccccacTCTCCCCCTTCCCACTCCACCCTCCCTTATGGCCAGGACCCCCGGGGGGACCACGCCACCCCCATTACCGGGCATCACAGcgccatgtccccatccccatgtccccatggccatgtccccatccccttatcccccccatgtccccaaatgtcccctaA
- the ANKRD35 gene encoding ankyrin repeat domain-containing protein 35 isoform X3 — translation MRKTMTHGQTPLMLAARGNHAAVCAQLLQSGADPDLADGDKKTALDLAHEHSATEAAAQLLHHGGHGRTHRENGSGGAGDPELQGCSNEDEEEEEDKKEEEEEEEQRGERGTQHPTGLLQRAQDPARPPPGTGSEDEDDDEGSCLAPPAEHEEELARRRRRRRKAEEEPTGLGGTRAPQEGAGRGAEVQELQERNGRLAAELARLRLERGRLRDELRGLRGLRERDPPLGVAEEGGNRVGALCRALEAKREEAARLRGRLAAQRRELEELRDRLGRGLGGGDKAGGPLPDSCVLRELQRRLEALARSQHEALQLVAEMEAEEAAGKGGDGDGGEGPGGEGPGGSRLGELGELGELGGALGGLRELQERLEEARAEAGRWEAAAAAERRAKEEAEARGAQRELEAGELREKLRGLQRTLGGLRNALRDREAKVRPGGCPLPGPAPRGPVPSLSPSQHCPHQHLAPVAVPVMVPFPSPSPSQCCPLPIPFPFHSHPSPHHHPIAVPIAVPFPFHSHHCPHHCPIPTPFPSPSHPCAHHHPIPVPIPFPSHPIPVPIIVLFQTHPIPTPSPSHFHPIPVPIIVLFPSRPIPILSHSHPIPIPSLSPSHSHSHPIPIPLLSPSFPYSHPIPTPFPSPLSPFPLHPPLWPGPPGGPRHPHYRASQRHVPIPMSPWPCPHPLIPPMSPNVP, via the exons ATGCGCAAAACGATGACG cacggcCAGACCCCCCTGATGCTGGCGGCACGGGGGAACCACGCCGCCGTCTGcgcccagctcctgcagagcgGCGCCGACCCCGACCTCGCCGACGGGGACAAGAA GACAGCCCTGGACCTGGCCCACGAGCACAGTGCCACCGAGGCGGCCGCGCAGCTCCTGCACCACGGGGGCCACGGGCGCACGCACCgag AGAACGGATCTGGTGGCGCTGGGGACCCTGAGCTGCAG GGCTGCAGCaatgaggatgaggaggaggaggaagataaaaaggaggaagaggaggaagaggagcagcgGGGCGAGCgtggcacccagcaccccaccGGCCTCCTCCAGCGGGCGCAGGACCCGGCACGGCCCCCACCCGGCACCGGCAGCGAGGATGAGGATGATGATGAAGGCTCCTGCCTCGCTCCACCGGCCGAGCACGAGGAAGAGctggcgaggaggaggaggaggaggaggaaggctgagGAAGAacccacggggctgggggggacccgCGCCCCCCAGGAGGGAGCGGGACGGGGCGCggaggtgcaggagctgcaggagcgcAACGGGAGGCTGGCGGCGGAGCTGGCCCGGCTGCGCCTGGAGAGGGGGAGGCTGCGGGACGAgctgcgggggctgcgggggctgcgggagcgGGACCCCCCCCTGGGGGTGGCGGAGGAAGGGGGCAACCGGGTGGGAGCCCTGTGCCGGGCGCTGGAGGCCAAGCGGGAGGAGGCAGCGAGGCTGCGGGGGAGGCTGGCGGCGCAGcgcagggagctggaggagctgcgggaccgcctggggagggggctaggggggggggacaaggccGGCGGCCCCCTCCCCGATTCCtgcgtcctgcgggagctgcaGCGGAGGCTGGAGGCCCTGGCGAGGTCCCAGCACGAGGCCCTGCAGCTGGTGGCCGAGATGGAGGCCGAGGAGGCCGCGGGGAAaggaggggacggggacggcggagaggggccggggggagaggggccgggggggtcccggttgggggaattgggggaattgggggaactggggggggctctcggggggctgcgggagctgcaggagaggctggaggaggcCAGGGCCGAGGCCGGGCGCTGggaggccgccgccgccgccgagcgCAGGGCCAAGGAGGAGGCGGAGGCCAGGGGGGCCCAGCGGGAGCTGGAGGCCGGGGAGCTGCGGGAGAAGCTGCGGGGGCTGCAGAggaccctgggggggctccGCAACGCCCTGCGGGACAGGGAGGCCAAGGTGAGGCCGGGCGGatgccccctccccggccctgCGCCCCGTGGCCCCGTGCCGTCATTGTCCCCTTCCCAGCACTGTCCCCATCAGCACCTCGCTCCCGTTGCTGTCCCCGTCATGGTCCCGTTCCCGTCCCCATCACCATCCCAGTGCTGTCCCCTTCCCATCCCATTCCCATTCCattcccatcccagtccccatcACCATCCCATTGCTGTTCCCATCGCGGTCCCATTCCCATTCCATTCCCATCACTGTCCCCATCACTGTCCCATTCCCACCCCATTCCCgtctccatcccatccctgtGCCCATCAccatcccatccctgtccccatcccattcccatcccatcctattCCTGTCCCCATCATTGTCCTATTCCAAACCCATCCTattcccaccccatccccatcccatttcCATCCCATTCCTGTCCCCATCATTGTCCTATTCCCATCCCGTCCTATTCCCATCCTatcccattcccatcccatccccatcccatccctgtccccatcccattcccattcacatcccatccccatcccattgcTGTCCCCATCATTTCCCTATTCCCaccccattcccaccccattcccatccccacTCTCCCCCTTCCCACTCCACCCTCCCTTATGGCCAGGACCCCCGGGGGGACCACGCCACCCCCATTACCGGGCATCACAGcgccatgtccccatccccatgtccccatggccatgtccccatccccttatcccccccatgtccccaaatgtcccctaA
- the ANKRD35 gene encoding ankyrin repeat domain-containing protein 35 isoform X1, with the protein MGLTMGTRKGMGMGTRLGTGLGAQGRTPPAPFPCPRPPQYGANTRHVDRQRRTPLHWAASSGCASSVLLLCAHGAPLDVTDTHGQTPLMLAARGNHAAVCAQLLQSGADPDLADGDKKTALDLAHEHSATEAAAQLLHHGGHGRTHRENGSGGAGDPELQGCSNEDEEEEEDKKEEEEEEEQRGERGTQHPTGLLQRAQDPARPPPGTGSEDEDDDEGSCLAPPAEHEEELARRRRRRRKAEEEPTGLGGTRAPQEGAGRGAEVQELQERNGRLAAELARLRLERGRLRDELRGLRGLRERDPPLGVAEEGGNRVGALCRALEAKREEAARLRGRLAAQRRELEELRDRLGRGLGGGDKAGGPLPDSCVLRELQRRLEALARSQHEALQLVAEMEAEEAAGKGGDGDGGEGPGGEGPGGSRLGELGELGELGGALGGLRELQERLEEARAEAGRWEAAAAAERRAKEEAEARGAQRELEAGELREKLRGLQRTLGGLRNALRDREAKVRPGGCPLPGPAPRGPVPSLSPSQHCPHQHLAPVAVPVMVPFPSPSPSQCCPLPIPFPFHSHPSPHHHPIAVPIAVPFPFHSHHCPHHCPIPTPFPSPSHPCAHHHPIPVPIPFPSHPIPVPIIVLFQTHPIPTPSPSHFHPIPVPIIVLFPSRPIPILSHSHPIPIPSLSPSHSHSHPIPIPLLSPSFPYSHPIPTPFPSPLSPFPLHPPLWPGPPGGPRHPHYRASQRHVPIPMSPWPCPHPLIPPMSPNVP; encoded by the exons ATGGGGCTGACGATGGGGACGAGaaaagggatggggatggggacaaggctgggaacggggctgggggcgcagggcaggacccccccagcccccttcccGTGCCCCCGTCCCCCGCAGTACGGTGCCAACACGCGCCACGTGGACAGGCAGCGCCGCACCCCCCTGCACTGGGCCG cctcctcgGGCTGCGCCTCcagcgtgctgctgctctgcgcaCACGGGGCCCCGCTGGACGTCACCGACACC cacggcCAGACCCCCCTGATGCTGGCGGCACGGGGGAACCACGCCGCCGTCTGcgcccagctcctgcagagcgGCGCCGACCCCGACCTCGCCGACGGGGACAAGAA GACAGCCCTGGACCTGGCCCACGAGCACAGTGCCACCGAGGCGGCCGCGCAGCTCCTGCACCACGGGGGCCACGGGCGCACGCACCgag AGAACGGATCTGGTGGCGCTGGGGACCCTGAGCTGCAG GGCTGCAGCaatgaggatgaggaggaggaggaagataaaaaggaggaagaggaggaagaggagcagcgGGGCGAGCgtggcacccagcaccccaccGGCCTCCTCCAGCGGGCGCAGGACCCGGCACGGCCCCCACCCGGCACCGGCAGCGAGGATGAGGATGATGATGAAGGCTCCTGCCTCGCTCCACCGGCCGAGCACGAGGAAGAGctggcgaggaggaggaggaggaggaggaaggctgagGAAGAacccacggggctgggggggacccgCGCCCCCCAGGAGGGAGCGGGACGGGGCGCggaggtgcaggagctgcaggagcgcAACGGGAGGCTGGCGGCGGAGCTGGCCCGGCTGCGCCTGGAGAGGGGGAGGCTGCGGGACGAgctgcgggggctgcgggggctgcgggagcgGGACCCCCCCCTGGGGGTGGCGGAGGAAGGGGGCAACCGGGTGGGAGCCCTGTGCCGGGCGCTGGAGGCCAAGCGGGAGGAGGCAGCGAGGCTGCGGGGGAGGCTGGCGGCGCAGcgcagggagctggaggagctgcgggaccgcctggggagggggctaggggggggggacaaggccGGCGGCCCCCTCCCCGATTCCtgcgtcctgcgggagctgcaGCGGAGGCTGGAGGCCCTGGCGAGGTCCCAGCACGAGGCCCTGCAGCTGGTGGCCGAGATGGAGGCCGAGGAGGCCGCGGGGAAaggaggggacggggacggcggagaggggccggggggagaggggccgggggggtcccggttgggggaattgggggaattgggggaactggggggggctctcggggggctgcgggagctgcaggagaggctggaggaggcCAGGGCCGAGGCCGGGCGCTGggaggccgccgccgccgccgagcgCAGGGCCAAGGAGGAGGCGGAGGCCAGGGGGGCCCAGCGGGAGCTGGAGGCCGGGGAGCTGCGGGAGAAGCTGCGGGGGCTGCAGAggaccctgggggggctccGCAACGCCCTGCGGGACAGGGAGGCCAAGGTGAGGCCGGGCGGatgccccctccccggccctgCGCCCCGTGGCCCCGTGCCGTCATTGTCCCCTTCCCAGCACTGTCCCCATCAGCACCTCGCTCCCGTTGCTGTCCCCGTCATGGTCCCGTTCCCGTCCCCATCACCATCCCAGTGCTGTCCCCTTCCCATCCCATTCCCATTCCattcccatcccagtccccatcACCATCCCATTGCTGTTCCCATCGCGGTCCCATTCCCATTCCATTCCCATCACTGTCCCCATCACTGTCCCATTCCCACCCCATTCCCgtctccatcccatccctgtGCCCATCAccatcccatccctgtccccatcccattcccatcccatcctattCCTGTCCCCATCATTGTCCTATTCCAAACCCATCCTattcccaccccatccccatcccatttcCATCCCATTCCTGTCCCCATCATTGTCCTATTCCCATCCCGTCCTATTCCCATCCTatcccattcccatcccatccccatcccatccctgtccccatcccattcccattcacatcccatccccatcccattgcTGTCCCCATCATTTCCCTATTCCCaccccattcccaccccattcccatccccacTCTCCCCCTTCCCACTCCACCCTCCCTTATGGCCAGGACCCCCGGGGGGACCACGCCACCCCCATTACCGGGCATCACAGcgccatgtccccatccccatgtccccatggccatgtccccatccccttatcccccccatgtccccaaatgtcccctaA
- the ANKRD35 gene encoding ankyrin repeat domain-containing protein 35 isoform X4: MGLTMGTRKGMGMGTRLGTGLGAQGRTPPAPFPCPRPPQYGANTRHVDRQRRTPLHWAASSGCASSVLLLCAHGAPLDVTDTHGQTPLMLAARGNHAAVCAQLLQSGADPDLADGDKKTALDLAHEHSATEAAAQLLHHGGHGRTHRENGSGGAGDPELQGCSNEDEEEEEDKKEEEEEEEQRGERGTQHPTGLLQRAQDPARPPPGTGSEDEDDDEGSCLAPPAEHEEELARRRRRRRKAEEEPTGLGGTRAPQEGAGRGAEVQELQERNGRLAAELARLRLERGRLRDELRGLRGLRERDPPLGVAEEGGNRVGALCRALEAKREEAARLRGRLAAQRRELEELRDRLGRGLGGGDKAGGPLPDSCVLRELQRRLEALARSQHEALQLVAEMEAEEAAGKGGDGDGGEGPGGEGPGGSRLGELGELGELGGALGGLRELQERLEEARAEAGRWEAAAAAERRAKEEAEARGAQRELEAGELREKLRGLQRTLGGLRNALRDREAKTKQLLAEAEALAAAVLAARSEGARLRLQLQVQQKAHRDVVAVYRSHLLNAAQGFMDEAVHGRLLRILRAEERGQDAARH, from the exons ATGGGGCTGACGATGGGGACGAGaaaagggatggggatggggacaaggctgggaacggggctgggggcgcagggcaggacccccccagcccccttcccGTGCCCCCGTCCCCCGCAGTACGGTGCCAACACGCGCCACGTGGACAGGCAGCGCCGCACCCCCCTGCACTGGGCCG cctcctcgGGCTGCGCCTCcagcgtgctgctgctctgcgcaCACGGGGCCCCGCTGGACGTCACCGACACC cacggcCAGACCCCCCTGATGCTGGCGGCACGGGGGAACCACGCCGCCGTCTGcgcccagctcctgcagagcgGCGCCGACCCCGACCTCGCCGACGGGGACAAGAA GACAGCCCTGGACCTGGCCCACGAGCACAGTGCCACCGAGGCGGCCGCGCAGCTCCTGCACCACGGGGGCCACGGGCGCACGCACCgag AGAACGGATCTGGTGGCGCTGGGGACCCTGAGCTGCAG GGCTGCAGCaatgaggatgaggaggaggaggaagataaaaaggaggaagaggaggaagaggagcagcgGGGCGAGCgtggcacccagcaccccaccGGCCTCCTCCAGCGGGCGCAGGACCCGGCACGGCCCCCACCCGGCACCGGCAGCGAGGATGAGGATGATGATGAAGGCTCCTGCCTCGCTCCACCGGCCGAGCACGAGGAAGAGctggcgaggaggaggaggaggaggaggaaggctgagGAAGAacccacggggctgggggggacccgCGCCCCCCAGGAGGGAGCGGGACGGGGCGCggaggtgcaggagctgcaggagcgcAACGGGAGGCTGGCGGCGGAGCTGGCCCGGCTGCGCCTGGAGAGGGGGAGGCTGCGGGACGAgctgcgggggctgcgggggctgcgggagcgGGACCCCCCCCTGGGGGTGGCGGAGGAAGGGGGCAACCGGGTGGGAGCCCTGTGCCGGGCGCTGGAGGCCAAGCGGGAGGAGGCAGCGAGGCTGCGGGGGAGGCTGGCGGCGCAGcgcagggagctggaggagctgcgggaccgcctggggagggggctaggggggggggacaaggccGGCGGCCCCCTCCCCGATTCCtgcgtcctgcgggagctgcaGCGGAGGCTGGAGGCCCTGGCGAGGTCCCAGCACGAGGCCCTGCAGCTGGTGGCCGAGATGGAGGCCGAGGAGGCCGCGGGGAAaggaggggacggggacggcggagaggggccggggggagaggggccgggggggtcccggttgggggaattgggggaattgggggaactggggggggctctcggggggctgcgggagctgcaggagaggctggaggaggcCAGGGCCGAGGCCGGGCGCTGggaggccgccgccgccgccgagcgCAGGGCCAAGGAGGAGGCGGAGGCCAGGGGGGCCCAGCGGGAGCTGGAGGCCGGGGAGCTGCGGGAGAAGCTGCGGGGGCTGCAGAggaccctgggggggctccGCAACGCCCTGCGGGACAGGGAGGCCAAG ACCAAGCAGCTGCTGGCGGAGGCGGAGGCGCTGGCGGCGGCGGTGCTGGCGGCGCGCAGCGAGGGCGCCCGGCTGCggctgcagctccag gtGCAGCAGAAAGCCCACCGGGACGTGGTGGCCGTGTACCGGAGCCACCTGCTCAACGCCGCCCAG GGCTTCATGGACGAGGCGGTGCACGGGCGGCTGCTGCGCATCCTGCGGGCGGAGGAGCGGGGCCAGGACGCGGCCCGGCATTAA